Proteins encoded by one window of Anaerosalibacter sp. Marseille-P3206:
- a CDS encoding ABC transporter ATP-binding protein, with protein sequence MDNAIIVDSLNFGYSRELVLKEISFSVEKGQFISIIGPNGSGKSTLLKNLANIYSPINGKIDIDGRNIIDYKKKELAKKIALVPQDTTISYGFSVFDIVLMGRFPYIGRFEKESEADYEMVVEALKLTNTFHLRDRSINEISGGERQRVIIARALVQEPDIIFLDEPTSHLDINHQIDLLTLLRKLNRERNTTIILVIHDINLACRYSDQILLMDKGEILSFGKPTDVITRENIEDSYGLNVIIEQNPYTDSLYIVPLSLKNRNSIKKPKVKIHVIAGGGSGGEILSKLEEKGFDVSLGVINVGDSDWHLAKKLSLKTVDEIPFSEISEESYKKNLEYISKSDIIILTSTAYGNGNLKNLQSAYEALKIGKAVYLVDNYRSDNEFDYTGGIALSILDKMKNKGLFIVNSVDEIIEKVF encoded by the coding sequence ATGGACAATGCAATTATTGTTGATTCTTTAAATTTTGGATATTCTAGGGAACTAGTCCTAAAAGAGATTTCTTTTTCAGTGGAAAAGGGACAATTTATAAGTATAATTGGGCCTAATGGTTCTGGAAAGTCTACATTATTAAAGAACTTAGCTAATATTTATTCACCTATAAATGGGAAGATAGATATTGATGGGAGAAATATTATAGACTATAAGAAAAAAGAATTGGCTAAGAAAATAGCATTAGTACCTCAAGATACTACAATATCTTATGGTTTTTCAGTGTTTGATATAGTTTTGATGGGTAGGTTTCCATACATAGGAAGGTTTGAAAAGGAGTCAGAAGCAGATTATGAAATGGTAGTAGAAGCCCTAAAACTTACAAATACTTTTCACTTAAGAGATAGAAGTATTAATGAAATAAGTGGTGGGGAAAGACAGAGGGTCATAATAGCAAGAGCCCTTGTACAAGAACCAGATATTATATTTTTAGACGAACCTACTAGTCATCTTGATATAAATCATCAAATAGACTTGCTTACACTTTTGAGAAAACTAAATAGAGAAAGGAATACAACTATTATACTTGTTATTCATGATATTAATTTAGCTTGTAGATATAGTGATCAGATTCTTTTAATGGATAAAGGAGAAATTTTGAGTTTTGGCAAACCTACAGATGTAATAACTAGGGAAAATATTGAAGATTCCTATGGACTTAATGTGATTATAGAGCAAAATCCTTATACTGATAGTCTTTACATAGTACCTCTTTCGTTAAAAAATAGAAATTCCATCAAAAAACCTAAAGTAAAAATTCATGTAATAGCTGGAGGAGGAAGTGGAGGAGAAATACTTAGTAAATTAGAAGAAAAAGGGTTTGATGTCTCTTTAGGAGTAATAAATGTTGGAGACAGTGATTGGCATTTGGCAAAAAAATTGTCTTTAAAAACTGTTGACGAAATACCTTTTTCTGAAATAAGTGAAGAATCCTATAAGAAGAATCTAGAGTATATTAGTAAGTCAGATATAATAATACTAACTAGTACTGCCTATGGAAATGGAAATTTAAAAAACTTACAAAGTGCATATGAAGCGTTAAAAATCGGTAAAGCGGTTTACTTGGTAGACAACTACAGAAGTGATAATGAATTCGACTATACAGGTGGAATAGCACTTAGCATATTAGACAAAATGAAAAATAAAGGATTATTTATAGTTAATTCAGTAGATGAGATAATAGAGAAGGTTTTTTAG
- a CDS encoding glycine/sarcosine/betaine reductase component B subunit, translating into MRLELGHINIKDVQFGSETKIDNGTLFVNKDEIISIVKEDEHFTSVDVELARPGESVRITPVKDVIEPRVKVEGPGGVFPGMISKVETVGSGKTYVLKGCAVVTTGKIVGFQEGIIDMTGPGAEYTPFSKLNNVVLVCEPREGLKQHEHEKALRMAGFKIATYLGEVARELTPDTVETFETLPLLENLEKYPDLPKVAYVQMLQSQGLMHDTYVYGVDAKQIVPTILYPTEIMDGAIVSGNCVSACDKNTTYHHLNNPVVADMYKAHGKEINFLGVIITNENVYLADKERSSNWTAKLTEYLGLDGVIVSQEGFGNPDTDLIMNCKKIEKKGVRTVIITDEYAGRDGASQSLADADPLADAVVTGGNANEVITLPPMDKVIGHIDYVDTIAGGFDGSLNKDGSIVVELQAITGATNELGFNKLTAKGY; encoded by the coding sequence ATGCGTCTTGAATTAGGTCATATAAACATCAAAGATGTTCAGTTTGGAAGTGAAACAAAAATTGACAATGGAACTTTATTTGTAAACAAGGATGAGATAATTTCCATAGTCAAAGAAGATGAACACTTTACAAGTGTTGATGTTGAATTAGCTAGACCAGGTGAAAGTGTAAGAATCACACCTGTAAAAGACGTAATTGAACCAAGAGTTAAAGTTGAGGGTCCAGGAGGAGTATTCCCAGGGATGATTTCAAAGGTTGAAACTGTAGGTTCAGGTAAAACTTATGTATTAAAGGGATGTGCTGTAGTTACAACAGGAAAGATTGTTGGGTTCCAAGAAGGAATTATTGATATGACAGGACCCGGAGCAGAATACACTCCTTTTTCTAAGTTGAACAATGTGGTTTTAGTATGTGAACCAAGAGAAGGATTAAAACAACATGAGCATGAAAAAGCATTAAGAATGGCAGGATTTAAAATAGCAACATATCTTGGAGAAGTAGCAAGAGAACTTACACCAGATACTGTTGAAACTTTTGAAACACTACCATTACTTGAAAATTTAGAAAAATATCCTGATTTACCAAAGGTAGCTTATGTTCAAATGCTTCAAAGTCAAGGATTAATGCATGATACCTATGTATATGGTGTAGATGCTAAACAAATTGTTCCTACTATTCTTTATCCAACAGAAATCATGGATGGAGCAATTGTAAGCGGAAACTGTGTATCAGCATGTGATAAAAATACAACTTATCATCATCTAAACAATCCAGTAGTAGCAGACATGTATAAAGCTCATGGTAAGGAAATAAACTTCTTAGGTGTAATAATCACTAATGAAAATGTTTACCTTGCTGATAAGGAAAGGTCTTCAAATTGGACTGCTAAATTGACAGAATATCTTGGATTAGATGGTGTAATAGTATCTCAAGAGGGATTTGGTAACCCAGATACTGACCTTATAATGAATTGTAAGAAGATTGAAAAGAAAGGCGTTAGAACAGTAATCATTACTGACGAATATGCTGGAAGAGACGGTGCAAGTCAATCACTTGCAGACGCTGATCCACTAGCAGATGCAGTTGTTACTGGTGGAAATGCTAATGAAGTTATAACACTACCACCTATGGACAAAGTTATAGGACATATTGATTATGTAGATACTATAGCTGGAGGATTTGATGGTAGTTTGAACAAAGATGGTTCAATAGTAGTAGAACTACAAGCTATTACAGGAGCAACAAATGAACTTGGTTTCAATAAATTAACTGCAAAAGGTTACTAA
- the grdC gene encoding glycine/sarcosine/betaine reductase complex component C subunit beta, with amino-acid sequence MNYAVVKGAGYILAHTPDMVLHNGATQATERAINPDSDYLKELPKHLRSFEEVVSYPPNQTYIGNITPDDLKGYEQPWFDKKVDGADRYGKYGEIMPQDEFIGLMKIVDAFDLVKLSKEFTAEVKKELEAHSYISEELIGKLKEGEEISEIEKLINEQGAEGLYNNNKLVGCVKRAHDIDVNLNAHTIFENLAVKASGVLAALSLVEKNNINPEDVEYVIECSEEACGDINQRGGGNFAKSIAELAGFVNATGSDTRGFCAAPTHSVIEAAALVQSGVYKNVVVVGGGATAKLGMNGKDHVKKGLPILEDVLGGFAILIGENDGVNPILRTDLVGRHTVGTGSSPQAVITSLVTAPLDRGNLKITDIDKFSVEMQNPDITKPAGAGDVPTSNYKMIAALGVKRKDIERSELNTFIEKHGMEGWAPTQGHIPSGVPYMGFGREDILAGKINKAMIVGKGSLFLGRMTNLFDGVSIVIEKNPGKVDEEKGVSEEEIKKLVAEAMRDFATHLLKE; translated from the coding sequence ATGAATTATGCTGTAGTTAAAGGTGCTGGTTACATATTAGCACATACTCCAGATATGGTATTGCACAATGGTGCTACTCAAGCAACAGAAAGAGCAATAAATCCAGATTCAGATTATTTAAAGGAATTACCAAAGCATTTAAGAAGTTTTGAAGAAGTGGTTAGTTATCCACCAAATCAAACTTATATCGGGAATATTACTCCTGATGATTTAAAAGGGTATGAACAACCTTGGTTTGATAAAAAAGTAGATGGGGCAGATAGATATGGGAAATATGGTGAAATAATGCCTCAAGATGAGTTTATAGGACTTATGAAGATTGTAGATGCGTTTGATTTAGTGAAACTAAGTAAAGAATTTACAGCAGAAGTGAAGAAAGAATTAGAAGCACATAGCTATATTAGCGAAGAATTAATTGGAAAGCTTAAAGAAGGAGAAGAAATCTCAGAAATAGAAAAACTAATAAATGAACAAGGAGCAGAAGGATTGTATAACAACAACAAACTTGTTGGTTGTGTAAAGAGAGCTCATGATATAGATGTTAACCTTAATGCTCATACTATATTTGAAAATCTAGCAGTTAAAGCTTCAGGAGTATTGGCAGCATTATCCTTAGTGGAAAAAAACAATATTAATCCTGAAGATGTTGAATATGTTATTGAATGTTCAGAAGAAGCATGTGGGGATATTAACCAAAGAGGTGGAGGAAACTTTGCAAAATCCATAGCAGAATTAGCAGGATTTGTTAATGCAACAGGTTCTGATACTAGAGGATTCTGTGCAGCTCCTACACATTCAGTAATTGAAGCTGCAGCACTTGTTCAATCAGGAGTTTATAAAAATGTTGTAGTAGTTGGAGGTGGAGCTACTGCAAAGCTAGGTATGAATGGAAAAGACCATGTTAAGAAAGGTTTACCTATTTTAGAAGATGTACTTGGTGGATTTGCAATCCTTATTGGAGAAAATGATGGTGTGAATCCAATTCTTAGAACTGATTTAGTAGGAAGACATACAGTTGGCACAGGTTCATCTCCACAAGCAGTTATAACTTCTCTAGTAACAGCACCACTTGATAGAGGAAATCTAAAGATTACTGATATTGACAAATTTTCAGTTGAAATGCAAAATCCAGACATAACAAAACCAGCAGGAGCAGGAGATGTACCAACATCAAACTACAAGATGATAGCTGCACTTGGTGTTAAGAGAAAAGATATAGAGAGAAGTGAATTAAATACTTTCATTGAAAAACATGGAATGGAAGGTTGGGCGCCAACACAAGGTCATATTCCATCAGGAGTACCTTATATGGGATTTGGTAGAGAAGATATACTTGCAGGAAAGATAAACAAGGCTATGATAGTAGGGAAAGGAAGTCTTTTCCTAGGTAGAATGACTAATTTATTTGATGGTGTATCTATTGTAATCGAGAAAAATCCAGGAAAAGTAGATGAAGAAAAGGGAGTATCTGAAGAAGAAATTAAAAAGCTTGTAGCTGAAGCTATGAGAGATTTCGCGACTCATCTACTAAAGGAGTAG
- the trxB gene encoding thioredoxin-disulfide reductase: MTDIYDVVIIGSGPAGLAAGLYAARARLKTVIIEKEKAGGQIVTTEEVANYPGSIENASGPSLIARMVEQADEFGAERVLDTITEVELEGKIKVLKGKKNEYKAKAVIMATGAKPRPIGCPGEKELTGKGVSYCATCDGAFFEDLEIFVIGGGDSAVEEALFLTKFARKVTIVHRRDELRAAKSIQEKAFKNEKVDFLWNSVVEEIKGDGIVESMVVKNTVTGELTEIVADEDDGTFGIFVFVGYLPETKLFDGLVEMEKGYIKTDADMHTSIPGVFAAGDCRVKSLRQVVTATADGAIAAVQAERYIGEVFDI; the protein is encoded by the coding sequence ATGACAGATATTTATGATGTAGTCATCATTGGCTCTGGCCCAGCTGGTCTTGCAGCAGGATTATATGCAGCTAGAGCAAGACTTAAAACTGTAATAATAGAAAAAGAAAAAGCTGGAGGACAAATAGTTACTACTGAAGAAGTTGCTAACTACCCAGGTAGTATTGAAAATGCCAGTGGTCCTTCACTGATAGCTAGAATGGTAGAACAAGCTGATGAATTTGGAGCAGAAAGAGTTCTTGATACAATAACTGAAGTTGAATTAGAAGGAAAGATAAAGGTTCTAAAAGGTAAGAAGAACGAGTATAAGGCAAAGGCAGTAATAATGGCAACAGGTGCAAAACCAAGACCAATAGGATGTCCTGGGGAAAAAGAATTGACAGGAAAAGGTGTATCCTACTGTGCAACTTGTGATGGAGCATTCTTTGAAGATTTAGAGATATTTGTTATAGGTGGAGGAGATTCAGCAGTTGAAGAAGCACTTTTCTTAACTAAGTTTGCTAGAAAAGTGACAATCGTTCACAGAAGAGATGAATTAAGAGCTGCTAAATCCATTCAAGAAAAGGCGTTTAAGAATGAAAAAGTTGATTTCTTATGGAATTCAGTTGTTGAAGAAATAAAAGGTGATGGTATTGTAGAATCAATGGTTGTAAAGAATACTGTTACTGGAGAATTAACTGAAATAGTTGCTGATGAAGATGATGGAACTTTTGGAATTTTCGTATTTGTAGGGTACTTACCAGAAACTAAATTGTTTGATGGATTAGTTGAAATGGAAAAAGGATATATTAAGACAGACGCAGATATGCATACAAGTATTCCAGGTGTATTTGCAGCAGGAGATTGTAGAGTAAAATCTTTAAGACAAGTAGTTACGGCTACTGCTGATGGGGCTATAGCTGCTGTTCAAGCAGAGAGATATATAGGTGAAGTATTTGATATTTAA
- a CDS encoding Cof-type HAD-IIB family hydrolase yields the protein MNSKLIAIDMDGTLLNSENKISERNISAIKKASDLGVKIVLCTGRIFTSALYYSNALELSTPIIACNGAYIAEKDKSKIIYANPISLECTKEVINIAEQEGMYYHFYDDSKFYARELTKTVENYYRWNIDKADKDRLNINIIDNPSETVEREKTNVYKFVFVEDDGEKLKKFRSKLSFVEGIEVSSSWWNNMEIMNKGVSKGKALNVLCDLLDIDSKNVMAIGDNENDIPMLKFAGTGVAMGNGEDIVKENADFVTDTNEEDGVAKAIEKFII from the coding sequence ATGAACAGTAAACTAATTGCAATAGATATGGATGGTACATTATTAAATAGTGAAAACAAAATATCTGAAAGAAATATATCAGCAATTAAAAAAGCATCAGATTTGGGAGTTAAAATTGTATTATGTACTGGTAGGATTTTTACATCTGCATTGTATTATTCTAATGCACTAGAATTAAGTACGCCTATAATAGCTTGTAATGGAGCTTATATAGCAGAAAAGGACAAGTCTAAAATAATATATGCAAATCCTATATCTTTAGAATGCACTAAAGAAGTAATTAATATTGCGGAACAAGAAGGTATGTACTATCATTTTTATGATGATTCTAAGTTTTATGCTAGAGAACTTACAAAAACAGTAGAGAACTATTATAGATGGAATATTGATAAAGCCGACAAGGATAGGCTAAATATAAATATAATAGATAATCCATCAGAAACTGTTGAAAGAGAAAAAACTAATGTATATAAGTTTGTATTTGTTGAAGATGATGGTGAAAAATTAAAAAAATTTAGAAGCAAACTTTCTTTTGTTGAGGGAATTGAAGTATCTAGCTCTTGGTGGAACAATATGGAGATTATGAATAAAGGAGTTTCTAAAGGGAAAGCTTTAAATGTATTATGTGACTTATTAGATATAGATAGTAAAAATGTAATGGCAATAGGAGATAATGAAAATGATATCCCTATGTTAAAGTTTGCAGGTACAGGTGTAGCTATGGGAAATGGAGAAGATATAGTAAAAGAAAATGCTGATTTTGTAACTGATACCAATGAAGAAGATGGAGTTGCAAAGGCTATTGAAAAGTTTATTATATAG
- a CDS encoding GrdX family protein: MGNNIIITNNPLVKEKYDEMFLVEYYDLGFLELLELVRDKIHLGYKLLTHPLSSSVKPNETPYKTIIVSTGEKLDNDSLLIIENGILTAKKLIKDTGLPKWNESILEDFQVVDLSVIEGALNRL, encoded by the coding sequence ATGGGTAATAATATTATAATAACTAATAACCCACTAGTTAAAGAGAAATATGATGAAATGTTTTTAGTGGAATACTATGATTTAGGTTTTTTAGAGCTGTTAGAATTAGTTAGAGACAAAATACATTTAGGGTACAAGCTTTTAACTCATCCACTGTCAAGTAGTGTTAAACCAAATGAAACTCCATATAAAACTATTATAGTTTCAACTGGTGAAAAACTAGATAATGATTCATTACTTATTATTGAAAATGGTATTTTAACAGCTAAAAAATTAATAAAAGATACTGGGCTTCCTAAGTGGAATGAAAGTATACTAGAAGATTTTCAAGTTGTAGATTTATCAGTTATAGAAGGGGCTTTAAATCGATTATAA
- the grdA gene encoding glycine/sarcosine/betaine reductase complex selenoprotein A produces the protein MSRYDGKKVIIIGDRDGIPGPAIEECLKSTGAEVVFSSTECFVUTAAGAMDLENQKRVKELTEKYGAENVIVLIGAAEGEAAGLAAETVTAGDPTFAGPLAGVQLGLRVYHAVEPEFKDEVDPEVYDEQIGMMEMVLDVDDIIDEVKSIRDEFTQFED, from the coding sequence ATGTCAAGATATGATGGTAAAAAAGTAATCATCATTGGCGATAGAGACGGTATACCAGGACCAGCTATTGAAGAATGTTTAAAATCTACTGGTGCTGAAGTCGTATTTTCATCAACTGAATGTTTTGTCTGAACTGCTGCAGGAGCTATGGACTTAGAAAATCAAAAGAGGGTTAAAGAATTAACTGAAAAATATGGTGCAGAAAATGTAATCGTATTAATCGGTGCTGCTGAAGGAGAAGCTGCTGGATTAGCAGCAGAAACTGTTACAGCAGGAGACCCAACTTTTGCAGGTCCACTAGCAGGAGTCCAGTTAGGACTTAGAGTATATCACGCAGTAGAACCAGAATTCAAAGATGAAGTAGATCCAGAAGTATATGATGAACAAATAGGTATGATGGAAATGGTTCTTGATGTTGATGATATCATAGATGAAGTTAAGTCTATTAGAGATGAATTTACACAATTTGAAGATTAA
- a CDS encoding tRNA (cytidine(34)-2'-O)-methyltransferase, whose amino-acid sequence MAMNIVLIEPEIPQNTGNIARTCALTETKLHLVRPLGFSIDDKHLKRAGLDYWHLVDISYYDSFDELLAKHSKESFFYATTKGKNSYTDMKFFENCFIVFGKETKGLPMDLLSSNWDRTIRIPMKKGIPRSLNLANSVNIILFEGLRQIGFPGLE is encoded by the coding sequence ATGGCTATGAATATTGTGCTTATAGAACCTGAAATACCACAAAACACTGGTAATATTGCAAGAACATGTGCTTTAACTGAAACAAAACTACATTTAGTAAGACCACTAGGTTTTTCAATTGACGATAAACATTTAAAGAGGGCAGGACTTGATTATTGGCATTTGGTTGATATTAGTTATTATGATAGTTTTGATGAACTTTTAGCAAAACACAGCAAAGAATCATTTTTCTATGCAACAACTAAAGGAAAGAATAGTTATACTGATATGAAGTTTTTTGAAAATTGTTTTATAGTTTTTGGCAAGGAAACAAAGGGATTGCCTATGGATTTACTTTCAAGCAACTGGGATAGGACAATAAGAATTCCTATGAAAAAAGGGATACCTAGATCTTTAAATCTCGCTAACTCAGTAAATATTATTCTTTTTGAGGGATTGAGGCAGATTGGGTTCCCAGGTTTAGAATAA
- the grdB gene encoding glycine reductase complex selenoprotein B, whose product MEKIRVVHYINQFFAGIGGEEKADYKPEVREGVVGPGMALNAGFKGEVEIVATVICGDSYFNENLEEAKKEVIEMVKKYNPDLFIAGPAFNAGRYGVACGTITEAVQQELGIPVLTGMYEENPGADMFKKSVYIVPTKNSAAGMRAAVKKMVPLALKLGKGEEIGSPEEDNYMSRGIRKNYFAEKRGSARAVDMLVKKLKGEEFVTEFPMPDFDRVEPNPAVKDITKAKIALVTSGGIVPKGNPDHIESSSASKYGKYDIEGIMDLTSETHETAHGGYDPVYANEDSDRVLPVDVLRDFEKEGKIGSLHRYFYTTVGNGTAVASAKGFAAEYAKELVADGVDAVILTSTUGTCTRCGATMVKEIERAGIPVVHMCTVTPISMTVGANRIVPTIAIPHPLGNPKLDPAEEKALRRKLVEKALVALTTEVEEQTIFED is encoded by the coding sequence ATGGAAAAAATAAGAGTAGTCCATTATATAAATCAATTCTTTGCTGGTATAGGTGGAGAAGAAAAAGCTGATTATAAACCAGAGGTACGTGAAGGAGTTGTAGGGCCAGGTATGGCACTTAACGCTGGTTTTAAAGGTGAAGTAGAAATAGTAGCAACTGTTATCTGTGGTGACAGTTACTTTAATGAAAATCTAGAGGAAGCTAAAAAAGAAGTAATAGAAATGGTTAAAAAATACAACCCAGACCTATTTATAGCAGGTCCTGCATTTAACGCTGGTAGATATGGTGTTGCTTGCGGTACTATAACAGAAGCTGTACAACAGGAATTGGGAATACCAGTTTTAACAGGAATGTATGAAGAAAACCCTGGAGCAGACATGTTCAAGAAGAGTGTTTATATAGTTCCTACAAAGAACAGTGCAGCTGGTATGAGAGCTGCAGTTAAAAAGATGGTACCATTGGCTTTAAAACTTGGTAAAGGTGAGGAAATTGGTTCACCAGAAGAAGATAACTATATGTCAAGAGGTATTAGAAAGAACTACTTTGCTGAAAAGAGAGGTTCTGCTAGAGCAGTAGATATGTTAGTTAAGAAACTTAAAGGTGAAGAGTTCGTTACTGAATTTCCAATGCCTGACTTCGATAGAGTAGAGCCAAATCCAGCAGTAAAAGATATTACAAAAGCAAAAATTGCATTAGTTACTTCAGGAGGTATTGTACCAAAAGGAAATCCTGATCACATTGAATCTTCCAGTGCTTCCAAGTATGGTAAGTACGATATCGAAGGTATAATGGATTTAACTAGTGAAACACATGAAACAGCTCATGGTGGATATGACCCAGTATATGCAAATGAAGACTCAGATAGAGTTTTACCAGTAGATGTATTAAGAGATTTTGAAAAAGAAGGTAAAATAGGCAGTCTTCACAGATACTTCTATACAACAGTAGGTAATGGAACAGCTGTTGCAAGCGCTAAGGGTTTTGCGGCTGAATATGCAAAGGAATTAGTGGCTGATGGAGTAGATGCAGTTATATTAACTTCTACCTGAGGTACTTGTACACGTTGCGGTGCAACAATGGTAAAAGAAATTGAAAGGGCAGGAATCCCAGTAGTTCACATGTGTACTGTAACTCCTATTTCTATGACTGTAGGAGCAAATAGAATAGTACCAACTATTGCAATTCCTCACCCATTAGGAAATCCAAAGCTTGATCCAGCTGAAGAAAAAGCTTTGAGAAGAAAATTAGTAGAAAAAGCACTTGTTGCTTTAACTACAGAGGTAGAAGAACAAACTATATTTGAAGACTAA
- a CDS encoding Na/Pi cotransporter family protein, which produces MEIAVGVLGGLGLFLYGMNLMGTGLQKAAGEKLKKLIEVLTNNRLMGVLVGALVTMIIQSSSATTVMVIGFVNAGIMTLNQAVGVIMGANIGTTVTAQLIAFNLTDLAPLAVAIGVAIWLFASKKRAKDVAEIMIGFGILFIGMDIMGSSLAPLADNPKFASIMANLNDPFLGVLVGLGLTTVLQSSSASIGLLQALAGQGLININMAFPILFGDNIGTTTTALLSSIGTNKTAKRAAIIHFLFNLIGTIVFMTVLRIPIQALVTKLNPGDIQRQIANSHTLFNLINVAIQFPFAGFLVKIANKLVPGEIEDEPIGPKYFDLRIIETPAIAVGQVSKEVYRMAKIVEENVRMSFKGFVEENEKVIKEVFEQEKVINKLERDITAYLVELSNAPLTDEQHCLVNTLFNAINDIERVGDHADNIAELAQYRIDNNIMFSDNAIKELEVMFGKVEKVYITAVDCFNNNDINKAKQVLVLEEEVDSMEKQYRANHIDRLNKLLCQPSSGVVFLDVISNLERISDHSSNIANYTIDKN; this is translated from the coding sequence ATGGAAATTGCTGTTGGCGTTTTAGGTGGGTTAGGTCTTTTTCTATATGGTATGAATTTAATGGGAACAGGTCTTCAAAAGGCAGCTGGCGAAAAACTAAAAAAACTTATTGAAGTACTTACTAATAACCGACTTATGGGGGTATTAGTAGGAGCACTAGTTACTATGATTATACAAAGTAGTAGTGCTACTACAGTTATGGTTATAGGTTTTGTAAATGCAGGAATTATGACTCTTAATCAGGCAGTAGGTGTAATAATGGGAGCAAATATAGGTACTACTGTTACTGCTCAGCTTATTGCTTTTAATCTGACAGATTTAGCACCATTAGCTGTAGCAATAGGTGTAGCAATATGGTTATTTGCTTCTAAAAAAAGAGCTAAAGATGTGGCAGAGATTATGATAGGTTTTGGAATACTATTTATTGGCATGGATATTATGGGTAGCAGTTTAGCACCACTAGCTGATAATCCTAAATTTGCTAGTATTATGGCAAATCTAAATGATCCGTTCTTGGGTGTATTAGTAGGATTAGGCTTAACTACTGTTTTGCAAAGTAGTAGTGCTTCTATTGGTCTACTACAGGCATTGGCTGGTCAAGGACTTATAAATATTAACATGGCTTTTCCAATATTATTTGGAGATAATATTGGTACTACCACTACAGCTTTACTATCAAGTATAGGAACAAACAAAACGGCTAAGAGAGCAGCAATTATTCACTTTTTATTTAATTTAATAGGAACAATTGTTTTTATGACGGTATTAAGGATTCCTATACAAGCGTTAGTTACTAAGCTAAATCCCGGAGATATACAAAGACAAATAGCTAATTCACATACATTATTTAATTTGATAAATGTAGCTATTCAATTTCCATTTGCAGGATTTTTGGTTAAAATTGCAAACAAACTTGTACCAGGAGAAATTGAAGATGAACCAATTGGGCCAAAATATTTTGACTTACGTATTATAGAAACACCAGCTATAGCTGTTGGGCAAGTATCAAAAGAAGTATATAGAATGGCAAAAATAGTTGAAGAAAATGTAAGAATGTCATTTAAGGGTTTTGTAGAAGAAAATGAAAAAGTGATAAAAGAAGTATTTGAACAGGAAAAAGTTATCAATAAATTAGAAAGAGATATTACAGCGTATTTGGTAGAATTGTCAAATGCACCATTGACAGATGAACAGCATTGTTTAGTAAATACACTATTTAATGCAATAAATGATATTGAAAGAGTTGGAGATCACGCAGATAATATTGCAGAACTAGCACAATATCGAATTGATAATAATATAATGTTTTCAGACAATGCTATTAAGGAATTGGAAGTTATGTTTGGAAAGGTAGAAAAAGTGTATATTACTGCTGTTGATTGTTTTAACAATAATGATATAAACAAAGCGAAACAGGTTTTGGTTCTTGAGGAAGAAGTAGACTCAATGGAAAAGCAGTACAGAGCTAATCATATAGATAGATTAAATAAACTATTATGCCAGCCTAGTTCTGGAGTAGTTTTTTTAGATGTAATAAGTAATTTAGAGAGAATTTCAGACCATTCATCAAATATTGCAAATTATACTATTGATAAAAATTAA
- a CDS encoding thioredoxin TrxA, translated as MLELDKKNFEEEVLKADGYVLVDFWSDGCEPCKALMPHVHELAEKYDGKMKFTSLNTMKARRLAISQKILGLPVIAIYKDGEKVDERVKEDATIENIEEMIKKYI; from the coding sequence ATGTTAGAACTAGACAAAAAGAATTTTGAAGAAGAAGTATTAAAGGCTGATGGTTATGTATTGGTAGATTTTTGGAGTGATGGTTGTGAACCATGTAAGGCTCTTATGCCACATGTTCATGAACTAGCTGAAAAATATGATGGTAAAATGAAATTTACATCACTTAATACTATGAAGGCAAGAAGACTTGCTATTTCACAAAAGATATTAGGTTTACCAGTTATAGCAATATATAAAGATGGAGAAAAAGTTGACGAGAGAGTAAAAGAAGACGCTACAATCGAAAATATTGAAGAAATGATTAAAAAGTATATTTAG